One Trichoderma atroviride chromosome 7, complete sequence DNA segment encodes these proteins:
- a CDS encoding uncharacterized protein (EggNog:ENOG41) — protein MSQSTSSDPTLTAFYSSPSSAPFSISESIPAPPTPLDPAGKSTYLESLRASVAAAQDQINKELTTRMEEDKAREGGAAAVDEEKEEENYGEEVQEEED, from the coding sequence ATGTCCCAATCAACCTCCTCAGATCCCACCCTCACAGCTTTCTACTCCTCACCCTCCAGCGCGCCCTTCAGCATCTCCGAATCCATCCCCGCGCCGCCTACGCCCCTCGACCCGGCCGGAAAATCCACCTATCTCGAATCACTGCGCGCTTCCGTTGCTGCGGCCCAAGATCAGATCAACAAGGAGCTCACGACGCGCATGGAGGAAGATAAAGCTCGTGAGGGAGGAGCCGCAGCtgtggatgaagagaaggaggaagaaaacTACGGCGAAGAGGttcaggaagaggaggattaA
- a CDS encoding uncharacterized protein (EggNog:ENOG41) — protein sequence MQPTPSNTGRPQGRAPGSFSPLPGVPRSSIDLPGSSSRPPPLRMVDSPSSSEDGTPAMTIPKARQQSAGAVNPPSTPIYQQFASHAFASSSASIQQSYPRPSAPPNRAPGSVVPRS from the coding sequence ATGCAGCCCACACCATCGAATACGGGACGGCCTCAGGGCCGAGCTCccggcagcttctcgcccttgCCCGGGGTGCCGCGATCGTCCATCGACCTGCCGGGATCGTCGTCACGACCACCTCCCCTGCGCATGGTCGActcgcccagcagcagcgaggacGGTACGCCCGCCATGACCATCCCCAAGGCTCGGCAGCAGAGCGCCGGCGCCGTCAATCCGCCATCCACGCCCATATATCAGCAGTTCGCCAGCCATGCcttcgccagcagcagcgccagcatccagcagaGCTATCCTCGCCCAAGCGCCCCCCCGAACCGCGCCCCAGGGAGCGTCGTCCCCCGTTCTTAA
- a CDS encoding uncharacterized protein (EggNog:ENOG41) gives MLYSPRSGGNSPREPSVSPQPQPFPSLPAATSASTISEKPLSKSEKAKAKLFSRPSKISAKDTKEKALPSPGKIGSALSALQRGNFSSTNLTDSGNQSFYNLNNSSSATIRPNEATGEEKAKEKEKKHHFLSRQKQKLKDEYHLPLSSAASNSRPTDPNAPSSLYNFSVPASPGPTSSTFAKAKKDKKNAERSDSRMDSESVPGDWPGSQSLPSMSQQSSILSDTVDGVKSVLTGLAMDDAWNYLKPKLLVIFQGEDIRLPVEDINRIVSLHIQWCIHKRSPNRLLEDLRELLSLGFATMDKTLRRMPEERFMPTLVDNWLITFTSILPYMQAALLPLDLEVSGCGTLMTPEQARDFWGGVVTAPSPAAGQSAQVLPAATALDVRRLVLTAYRDTIILSRYETLKTIFSRLSLEFLPSAWANMALASPPLEASLSTSPPESFFSMARPGTAMSIDPSVGSYNSTSTTLLGDGSAGSRSRAVSNVSLGSRGSDGVIRPYTPSGMQALSSVREQNVEDSKQVADMVGRMFQCMSVLSSIGGVGGDLGDESNRKMVELCKMLKLNWLGRGRTGRNRMGIVGGRVRRDEIREEVRVA, from the coding sequence ATGTTGTATTCCCCCCGGTCTGGCGGCAATTCTCCAAGGGAGCCGTCCGTGTCtcctcagccgcagccatTTCCGTCTTTGCCTGCCGCAACCTCTGCTTCGACTATTTCAGAGAAGCCTCTCTCCAAATccgaaaaggcaaaggccaaaTTGTTCTCACGGCCATCCAAGATTAGCGCCAAAGACACCAAGGAAAAGGCGTTGCCAAGTCCAGGCAAGATTGGCTCGGCTTTATCAGCTCTCCAGCGAGGCAACTTCAGCTCAACCAATCTCACAGACTCTGGTAACCAGTCATTCTATAATCTTAACAACTCATCATCGGCAACCATTCGGCCAAATGAAGCGACTGGGGAGGAAAAAGctaaagagaaagaaaagaagcatcaCTTCCTTTCAAGGCAAAagcagaagctcaaggacgaGTATCATTTACCGCTCTCATCGGCCGCTAGCAACTCGAGGCCTACGGATCCAAACGCACCAAGCAGTCTTTACAATTTCAGCGTCCCCGCCAGCCCCGGTCCTACGTCTTCTACCTttgcaaaggccaagaaggataaAAAGAATGCTGAAAGATCGGATAGCCGCATGGACAGTGAATCAGTGCCCGGAGATTGGCCTGGTAGTCAAAGCTTGCCTTCCATGTCGCAGCAATCAAGTATCTTGTCCGACACAGTGGACGGTGTCAAGTCGGTGCTGACAGGCCTGGCTATGGATGATGCGTGGAACTACTTGAAGCCAAAGCTTCTTGTCATTTTCCAAGGTGAAGATATTCGCCTTCCAGTAGAAGACATCAATCGCATTGTTAGCTTGCATATTCAATGGTGTATCCATAAGAGGTCACCGAATAGACTGCTAGAGGACCTTAGAGAGCTTCTATCACTGGGCTTCGCTACAATGGATAAGACTCTACGGAGAATGCCAGAGGAGCGTTTCATGCCAACTCTCGTGGACAACTGGCTCATTACTTTCACTTCCATCTTGCCTTACATGCAAGCGGCATTGCTGCCTCTTGATCTGGAGGTTTCAGGTTGTGGGACTCTTATGACGCCTGAACAAGCTCGCGACTTTTGGGGCGGCGTTGTCACTGCTCCCTCTCCTGCGGCAGGGCAATCAGCACAGGTCTTGCCTGCAGCGACCGCCCTCGACGTAAGACGCCTGGTATTGACGGCCTATCGGGATACCATCATCTTGTCGCGCTATGAGACGCTCAAAACGATATTCTCCCGCCTCTCTCTCGAGTTCCTTCCTTCGGCGTGGGCAAACATGGCGCTCGCGTCTCCTCCTTTGGAAGCCAGTCTCTCCACATCGCCTCCCgaatccttcttttccatgGCCCGTCCTGGCACAGCCATGTCCATCGATCCTTCAGTTGGCTCGTATAACTCGACCAGCACTACCTTGCTAGGTGATGGCTCTGCcggcagccgcagccgagCTGTGAGCAACGTCAGCCTTGGTAGCCGCGGCAGCGATGGAGTGATTCGCCCCTATACGCCGTCAGGCATGCAGGCCCTCAGCAGCGTCCGTGAGCAAAATGTCGAGGACTCGAAGCAGGTAGCTGATATGGTGGGCCGGATGTTCCAGTGCATGAGTGTTCTCTCGAGCATCGGCGGCGTTGGTGGCGACTTGGGCGACGAGAGTAACAGGAAGATGGTTGAACTGTGCAAGATGCTCAAGCTCAACTGGCTGGGGAGAGGCCGGACGGGGCGTAACAGGATGGGTATAGTTGGGGGCAGAGTGAGGAGAGATGAAATCCGCGAGGAGGTGCGAGTTGCTTGa
- a CDS encoding uncharacterized protein (EggNog:ENOG41), with amino-acid sequence MAFVSPIPGVGVQHPWQIQIHYPTIIQQPVIPVVPQPQFLLQPQVQVYQPPPVSIMVPTMVVHPPFFTPPCFIVASAQPSPGADAHLPSGISLRVVFYGHPSDDDYTPPMCLSSTTYKESALPSRDALLAEIATWAGHHGLSITHSGGRIDPLRVKLYVLPKSSSSRGLLCGIDYEPGAGLAVPGDVVKVVKLGGIEEKHWQEALKEIQKEGYEAVVAVDMGDGGLNTTSTPAQDPKRKTPHLMASTPYIS; translated from the exons ATGGCATTCGTATCCCCCATTCCCGGCGTCGGGGTCCAGCACCCTTGGCAAATCCAAATCCATTATCCTACCATCATTCAGCAGCCGGTCATACCCGTTGTTCCGCAGCCTCAGTTTCTACTACAACCTCAAGTCCAAGTCTATCAGCCTCCTCCTGTGAGCATAATGGTGCCAACAATGGTAGTCCATCCTCCTTTTTTCACTCCTCCTTGCTTCATCGTGGCGTCTGCTCAGCCATCGCCAGGCGCCGACGCTCATCTACCCAGCGGTATCTCGTTGCGGGTTGTCTTTTATGGGCACCCATCCGACGACGATTATACTCCCCCCATGTGCCTCTCCAGCACGACGTATAAAGAGTCGGCATTACCGAGTAGGGATGCCTTGCTTGCGGAGATAGCGACCTGGGCTGGGCACCATGGCCTTTCGATCACACATTCGGGTGGACGAATCGATCCTCTCAGAGTGAAGCTATATGTTTTGCCCAAGAGCAGCAGTTCCAGGGGACTGTTGTGTGGGATTGATTATGAGCCGGGCGCGGGACTGGCTGTGCCGGGAGACGTGGTCAAGGTGGTCAAGTTGGGCGGGATCGAGGAGAAGCACTGGCAAGAGGCGCTGAAGGAGATTCAGAAGGAGGGATATGAGGCTGTTGTTGCGGTGGATATGGGTGATGGTGGTTTGAATACGACTTCGACTCCGGCT CAAgacccaaaaagaaaaactccGCATCTCATGGCGTCTACTCCGTATATATCGTGA